The Solanum pennellii chromosome 4, SPENNV200 genomic interval TCACCAGATGATTTGAAGAAAGCTTATCGTAAAGCTGCTATTAAGAATCATCCTGATAAGGGTGGCGATCCTGAAAAAGTAAATTCTTTTTTTGGCTTTTTACTGTTTTGACTTGGTTTTTGTGTATGGATTTGATTATTTTGTGACCCCTTTTTGTAGATTGTTATTTTATCTGAATATTGggttttgtaattttttgttccttttcttAAGATCCTGGGTTTTGTTTGTTTATCTTTATATGAAGATTAGTTTTTGGCTGTTTACTTAAGATCCATATTAGTTTTTGTTCTGGGTTTGCTTGTTTATCTTTGTATAAAGACTagttttttgtatgtttttactGTTTACCTAAGATCCCTATTAGTTTCTGTTCTGGGTTTTGCTTGTTTATCTTTGTGTAGAGATTagtttttttgtaatttgtttCTGTTTACCTAAGATCCCTGTTAGTTTCTGTTGTGGGTTTTGTTTTAGAGCTTAGTAAGTTAGTTCTACTGGGGAAAGTTGAAGGTGGAAGATTTATACTGTTTGTGAAGATGGAATGACTTGTGGGATATTAGTTGGAGGTGGAGTTGTGGTTTGAAGCTTTATGGTTTCAGGattttggtctttttcagtTGCTATACTAAGTAAATTTCTCTAATTTATGGGTTTTGCTTCATCTTTTATGGGTTCTGTCTTGGTTTGTGTTTATGGAGTTGTTTATTTTGTGACCCCTTTTGATAGCTTGTTGTTTGTCTTTGGATACAGATCAGTGTTTTTTAATGGTAATTTTTACTGTTGTTTAACTAAGCTATCTGTGGGATACTAGGAAGAGGGGAGCTTGGATTTGAAGCTTTATGGTTTCAGGATTTTAGTTCTTTCGAGTAGTAGTTATAAGCTATTGAAATATGTTAGGAGGGTGCTGAAGAAGAGTGATAATATCAAGTACTGTGAGATCTTGGGAGTACTTAATAGTGCTTTACAAGTCGATCTTAAGCAAGTTTACTTGAAAGCCTCAACTAAAAAATCATCCTCATAAGGGTGGTGATCCTgaagaagtaaaaaaatcatctttataCTAGGCTGACTTGGTTTTTATTCATGGGTTTGCTAATTTTATAACCATTCTTCGAATCTTGTTAAGTGTGGTGATCCAGTAAAAGTGaaactttcaattttctttaCTGCGCTTTTACTTGTTTTGGTTTATGGTTTTGCTATTATGTGACCCCTTTATGGAGATTGTTGTTTATCTTTGTATGCAGATGAGTGTTTTGCTATTTACCTTAGATCCGTCTTATTATCTGTTTTGGGTTTTGTTTTAGGAAGTTAGTTCTACTGGGAAAATTAATACTGTTAGTGAAGCTTGAATGGCTTGTGGGTTACTAGGCGGAGGTGGATACCTGTGCTAGTGGACAGGGACGAGGGGGTCGGCGGTCCAGTTATTCGTTTCCTATAGGGTAAAAGTagtaaaaataattcttttgggTTATATATTAACTGTTGAGTCCCCTTGATGTTAGCAGACGATTCTTATGTAATGGTAAGGGGGATTCAAAAGTTGTTTTAGGTCACAAGTTTTACTCAGAACTATGccattttactattttttggtTCTGAAATTCCTAACTTTGCTGACACGGCTAGTGGAGGGTAGAGATGCCTGGTGGGTTATTAGAACAATGAGAAAGATGGCCCAGACATAAACATTATCTAAAAGTCACCTAAATTTAGGTCTTGCAATTGTTCTGTAGGAGTTTTATCTGATCTCTTCTGGAATTAACTTAGGTTGTAAGCCACATTTCTTCTATATGGTATGTCAGAAGTTCAAGTCATATGGGGATTAAAAGAGAGATCCCCACTGTTGATCCTTCCAGGAGTGGCGTAGGTAGAAAAGATCTTGATCTCTGAAGGGAAGAAAGGATGTTAGGTCTTATTTTGGTGACTCAACTGAAGTAGTATGTGGCTGGCCCGATACAGTTTTAATTGTGTCACAATATTCTGTAATTGTTATGTTTATTGTTGATTATGTTTCTAGTCGTGTGGTAATGGTGATGCTTGCAGTGCAGCAGTATagttattctattttaaattttatattttatattttatatttcagtTCAAGGAGATTGCCCAAGCCTATGAGGTCTTGAATGACCCTGAGAAACGTGAGATCTATGATCAATATGGTGAAGATGCTCTCAAGGAAGGAATGGGTGGTGGAGGTGGTGGACACGACCCGTTTGACATATTCCAGTCATTCTTTGGTGGAGGCGGGTTTGGTGGTATGCTTCTCCTAAACATGTTTGTAGTTGAAGTTCCTAATTTCTCTCATGtatctcctttttttttatggatGTGGATTATTTTGATGGTCTAGGTGGTGGAAGCAGCAGAGGAAGAAGGCAAAGGAGAGGGGAGGATGTTGTCCACCCTCTCAAGGTTTCTTTGGAGGATCTTTACAATGGAATATCAAAGAAGCTATCACTATCTCGCAATGTGTTGTGCTCAAAGTGCAAGGGGTGAGTACGCAATGTGGTTAATTTATATTTGGCATAATCTATTGACATTTGTGAGGTTCTGCTGAAAGTGTGTTATATCTGTATTTCCAGGGTAGGGTCTAAATCAGGTGCTTCATTGAAATGTCCTGGATGTCAAGGGAAAGGAATGAAAGTTTCAATCAGACAACTGGGCCCCATGATCCAGCAGATGCAGCACCCATGTAATGAGTGTAGGGGTACTGGTGAGAAAATAAACGATAAAGACAGGTGTCCACAGTGCAAGGGCGAGAAAGTTGTGCAGGAGAAGAAGGTGTTGGAAGTTGTTGTGGATAAGGGTATGCAAAATGGACAAAAGATAACATTTCCAGGAGAGGCTGATGAAGAGGTAAGATACACAAAAAAGTGTTTGAAATACTTTGTTTCTTGATGACCAAAACCTTTGTTGATCTCTTACATGGTTTGTGTTCTGTTGCAGCCTGATACTGTCACTGGAGACATTGTTTTTATCTTGCAACAGAAGGAACATCCCAAGTTTAAGCGAAAGGGAGATGATCTCTTTGTAGAACACACCTTGACCTTGACTGAGGCTCTCTGTGGTTTTCAGTTTGTCTTGACTCACCTAGATAATAGACAGCTAATAATCAAGTCCCAACCTGGAGAAGTTGTCAAGCCTGGTAAGCCAAAGTATCTTAATAATGAGCTTTTGATTCTGATATTTGGACGATGTGTCATTTTTGAGTCTTAAGAGTCTCCTTCGTAGGCTTCTTTGTCATTGCATGTGCTTTCAAGTATTAATTTAGATATCTTTGATACGAAtgctaaataaattttgttgtatttgtatgtttttcCTTGAACCCTCAAACTGGTAACTAGATCATTATCATGTTTTTGGTCTGTTGTAATTCTATGTTCCTTTTATTTCCttctaatttttgtaaaaatatttacaaatgtGCATACTGAGTTAACTTTTGTGGTCTTATTCTATACCTCACTTGGTCAGTATCTACACGGTGAGCATGCATTGATAAGTATATCCCTCTGCATGACTGTCTATTTATTCCATATATCACTTGCCAAAATAAGTATATGCCTCTACATGACTGTCTCTTGCTCATGGTTAAACAGTCTTCTTGATGACTTACTACTATTGGCGTTAAAACATATCTCTGGTGGGAGGGGGAGAGTATTCTATGGATAACGTTTCTCTGCAAGTAGAGATATCTGCATATATCTGTGTAAAACTGATATCGTgtaatctcttttttttttcctgggCACCATAGATCAATTTAAGGCCATAAATGATGAAGGCATGCCAATGTATCAAAGGCCATTCATGAAAGGTAAACTGTACATTCACTTCACCGTGGACTTCCCCAACACATTAACCCCAGAGTTGTGCAAGAATCTTGAAGCAGTGCTGCCAGCAAGGCCTAAAACGCAAGCGTCCGATATGGAATTGGACGAGTGCGAGGAAACCACCTTGCATGACGTGAACATTGATGAGGAGATGCGTAGGAAGCCGCAGCAACAGGCCCAAGAGGCATATGACGAAGATGATGACGATATGCATGGTGGTGCACAGAGAGTGCAATGTGCACAACAGTAATTTGATACTCTCTTTTTCGGTAGATAGCAGTACTTAAATTTCGTCAAGTATATCAAGCCCCTGTTCTTGGGTTTGATAATAGGGCTGATAAGAATTGACAGTCAGGAACAACATTGCCTCTAGTTGGAGATATAGATTATTACTATTGACtttgaagttttatttatgCATAAAACTGTGAGCAAAATTTTGTGACCTGGGATTATTAGATGTTGTGTTATTGTATCTGTCTTCAGGAGCCCCATTACCTATCGAGGAACCGAGGCTTGCGTCGATAGAGGAAGAGACGATTTATACACTGTTTTTGGGCATATATCAATTCTCTCTTATCGCATTAGTGATAGTGATACAAGAAAAACCTACTCTATACTATATATATGGCTGCAGGGGCATAGATAGGCCACCTATGGTGACCAATTAGACACCATTGGTtgaaaaattttgatatatatatatatgtgaaattCAATATTTGATCCTTTAGTGCAATGTCAATAGTGTCCATTTGAATGAACGAATTTCAAGATCGAACTCCAAATATCATTATTCATGTTTCTCAAGCCTCACAAATCAACAGACTTATTTAGATTGGACTGAAGCCCTCTTTCcttgaatgaattttaaaatctttaacCTAACATTATTAAATCACAGATTAGTTCAGATCAGTTTGGCGGACTTAGTCCATATTAACGGCTCTAATTATTGTGTAAAGGTGGATACTGGTTCAAATGGTCAATAAAAGCCACAACTTATATGTTTCCCATATGTTCACCTATCTTAACATAAAGAGCCATTATAATTGAATTCACTTCAATTTCCTCTAGTAAATAGATTTTAGAGTAGCTGGATTTCCATATTGTCAAACATTAGacctatatattttttatggatATTTTATAGTTGAGTGGCAATTTTCAATTatgagaaattttaaaatttccagTTGATTTTATTGACTTGAGGGATCAATCATTATTCCATTGGTCCCCTTTATTACCTTGGCTTTGTTGAAAACTAAAACTTATTTATATTGGATAAGAAATATACTTATATTCCTTCGTTTCAACTTGCGTGATATTAGTCCAttataaataacaatatatttttattaatatctaaattataaataacaatatattttgtaaatCAATCCCTCTCACAACACATAATTTATCACTACATAAGTTTTCCTCACATAAATTTCTCAACACCACCACTCAGTTAAGGTCAACATGGATAAACAATGAGtttttagttgaattttttaaaaaatgcttaACTAGCCAAGTTGCAATCTTGGGAAGCTACATGACTAGTAATGaccttaaaaaaattcattaaaaattgtTTCATTTCTCGAGAGTCAATTTTATATTATGAGTAgcaaattttctcaaaaagacaTATCGTAAAATGTTAGTCAGGATATATATGATCGGTATCATTTGACCTATATATTATAATACTATTCAGAGTAATAGTAAAACAGTCTGATGTACGAAGCATTTTTTGcgctaattttttttcttagtcAACCCTCTTTAGGTTGCTTGAGTCCTTCATGACATCATGTCTctcactaatatatatatatatatataatatacaaagctaaattaaataattctatgcatctcattttctttttcatcacACAAGAAGTCC includes:
- the LOC107017783 gene encoding dnaJ protein homolog encodes the protein MFGRAPKKSDNTKYYEILGVPNTASPDDLKKAYRKAAIKNHPDKGGDPEKFKEIAQAYEVLNDPEKREIYDQYGEDALKEGMGGGGGGHDPFDIFQSFFGGGGFGGGGSSRGRRQRRGEDVVHPLKVSLEDLYNGISKKLSLSRNVLCSKCKGVGSKSGASLKCPGCQGKGMKVSIRQLGPMIQQMQHPCNECRGTGEKINDKDRCPQCKGEKVVQEKKVLEVVVDKGMQNGQKITFPGEADEEPDTVTGDIVFILQQKEHPKFKRKGDDLFVEHTLTLTEALCGFQFVLTHLDNRQLIIKSQPGEVVKPDQFKAINDEGMPMYQRPFMKGKLYIHFTVDFPNTLTPELCKNLEAVLPARPKTQASDMELDECEETTLHDVNIDEEMRRKPQQQAQEAYDEDDDDMHGGAQRVQCAQQ